A window of the Schistocerca nitens isolate TAMUIC-IGC-003100 chromosome 5, iqSchNite1.1, whole genome shotgun sequence genome harbors these coding sequences:
- the LOC126260576 gene encoding uncharacterized protein LOC126260576, translating into MVLVVLSKSVNSVCNIKFIMAKCLRTEDDITNVLNEILDRESEGELLESSFEEELPPPVAPGFSSQDDVILQDVQLNIDEEGMAAKDHAGPSLYAKQNVNVTCYSAWRLLIIDKILKHSVKWTETKARRVLGSDD; encoded by the exons aTGGTTTTAGTAGTGCTTTCTAAAAGTGTAAATAGTGTATGCAACATCAAATTTATTATGGCCAAATGTCTACGAACAGAAGATGACATTACAAATGTGCTAAATGAGATTTTGGATCGTGAATCTGAGGGTGAGCTGCTGgagtcttcatttgaggaagaattaCCACCACCTGTAGCTccaggtttttcatcacaagatgaTGTTATTCTTCAGGATGTCCAACTGAATATTGATGAGGAAG GAATGGCTGCCAAAGACCACGCAGGACCATCTCTGTATGCAAAACAAAATGTGAATGTAACCTGCTACAGTGCTTGGCGTCTTCTGATAAtagacaaaattttgaaacattctgtaaaatGGACTGAGACCAAAGCACGCCGAGTATTGGGATCAGACGATTGA